A region from the Streptosporangium sp. NBC_01756 genome encodes:
- a CDS encoding carboxymuconolactone decarboxylase family protein → MPHIDLPTDAPGIRGLFNYRPQTALPMSQLAEVLLRGEHSLSRGERELIATYVSSLNDCAFCSRSHAAFAAAQLPGGMDLVRQVTDDPDDSPVSDKMKALLDIAGAVQRGGLEVTPDHVQAARKTGATDVEIHDTVLIAAAFCMYNRYVDGLAALTPDEPTAYKAMADFIVAQGYLAAEPPAG, encoded by the coding sequence ATGCCGCACATCGACCTGCCCACCGATGCCCCCGGAATCCGCGGGCTGTTCAACTACCGGCCGCAGACCGCCCTTCCCATGAGCCAGCTCGCCGAGGTGCTGCTCCGGGGCGAGCATTCTCTGTCCCGGGGCGAACGCGAACTGATCGCGACGTACGTGTCCTCGCTGAACGACTGCGCGTTCTGCAGCCGCTCGCACGCGGCGTTCGCCGCAGCGCAGCTTCCCGGCGGCATGGACCTCGTCCGCCAGGTCACCGACGACCCGGACGACTCCCCCGTCTCCGACAAGATGAAGGCGCTGCTGGACATCGCCGGCGCCGTCCAGCGAGGCGGCCTCGAGGTCACCCCCGACCATGTCCAGGCCGCCCGGAAGACGGGCGCCACGGACGTGGAGATCCACGACACCGTACTGATCGCGGCCGCGTTCTGCATGTACAACCGCTATGTCGACGGGCTGGCCGCACTCACCCCCGATGAGCCCACCGCCTACAAGGCGATGGCCGATTTCATCGTGGCCCAGGGCTACCTGGCCGCCGAACCTCCCGCCGGCTGA
- a CDS encoding mandelate racemase/muconate lactonizing enzyme family protein — translation MTLAGLSIDRVETYAVALPTLRSFGVSGGSVAVAGQPSIRVLVKVSADGVHGWGEATPVPAWTYETAESIVTTIDRYLAPAIIGRPVWNLDAVTTAFDRAINRGLSIGAPLAKCAVDVALHDLLGRAAGVPVGVLWGQRRSEEIQLAWIVSGQTAEEVAECVAEGRDAGYRAFKVKIGLHSEEDDLAVVAAVRDAAPDAPLWVDANQAYTCDIALRLAARLLDLGVTAFEQPLPANDLAGLRRMRDSSPLPVALDESLRHPTDLATLVRLGAVDVAIAKVQRTGGLTLSRRLCQLAEDCGVRLMGSGLTDSDLGLAASLHLFAAHGITGPVDLNGRQFISSPYATGTTVKITDGVAHVPTGPGLGVEVDEGVVRDLAVDVLVARP, via the coding sequence GTGACTCTGGCCGGACTCTCCATCGACCGGGTGGAGACCTACGCCGTCGCACTGCCGACCCTGCGTTCCTTCGGCGTCTCCGGCGGATCGGTCGCCGTCGCGGGACAGCCCAGCATCCGCGTCCTGGTCAAGGTGAGCGCCGACGGCGTCCACGGCTGGGGCGAGGCCACCCCGGTGCCCGCCTGGACCTACGAGACGGCCGAGTCGATCGTCACCACCATCGACCGCTACCTGGCGCCCGCGATCATCGGCAGGCCGGTCTGGAACCTCGACGCCGTCACCACGGCGTTCGACCGCGCGATCAACCGGGGCCTGTCGATCGGCGCCCCCCTGGCCAAGTGCGCGGTCGACGTGGCCCTGCACGACCTGCTCGGCCGTGCCGCCGGGGTGCCCGTCGGCGTGCTGTGGGGGCAGCGCCGCAGCGAGGAGATCCAGCTCGCCTGGATCGTGTCGGGGCAGACGGCCGAGGAGGTCGCCGAGTGCGTCGCCGAGGGCAGGGACGCGGGGTACCGCGCGTTCAAGGTCAAGATCGGGCTCCACTCGGAGGAGGACGACCTCGCGGTGGTGGCCGCCGTACGCGACGCCGCGCCGGACGCGCCCCTGTGGGTCGACGCCAACCAGGCCTACACCTGCGACATCGCCCTCCGGCTGGCCGCCAGGCTGCTCGACCTCGGGGTGACCGCGTTCGAGCAGCCGCTCCCCGCCAACGACCTGGCCGGTCTGCGGCGGATGCGCGACTCCTCGCCCCTGCCCGTGGCCCTCGACGAGAGCCTGCGGCACCCCACCGATCTGGCGACCCTGGTACGGCTCGGCGCGGTCGACGTGGCGATCGCCAAGGTCCAGCGGACCGGTGGCCTCACCCTGTCGCGGCGCCTGTGCCAGCTGGCCGAGGACTGCGGCGTCCGGCTGATGGGCTCGGGGCTGACCGACTCCGATCTCGGGCTGGCCGCGTCCCTGCACCTGTTCGCGGCGCACGGTATCACCGGGCCGGTCGACCTCAACGGCAGGCAGTTCATCTCCTCGCCCTACGCCACCGGCACGACGGTGAAGATCACAGATGGGGTCGCCCACGTCCCCACCGGGCCGGGGCTCGGCGTCGAGGTCGACGAGGGCGTGGTCCGCGACCTGGCGGTCGACGTCCTGGTGGCACGCCCCTGA
- a CDS encoding LLM class flavin-dependent oxidoreductase: protein MSAAHLHLAVALDGAGWHPAAWRDPAAAPKDLFTAAYWAALVAEAEHGLLDFVTIEDSLGPQTTHLDGPDGRTDQVRGRFDAVLVASRVAPLTRRIGLVPTAVVTHTEPFHLASAVSTLDYVSAGRAGWRVQVSGRRTEAAHFGRRDIPELRPEHIGAAEPPPVFRELFDEAADAVEVVRRLWDSWEDDAEIRDVATGRFIDRDRLHYIDFEGAHFSVRGPSIVPRPPQGQPLVTALAHSRLPYEFAARSADVVYVTPHDAEQARAVVAEVRGLGAETLKIFADLVVFVGEDARNRRARLDELDGAAYTSDASIFTGTPGELADLLLDWRRAGLDGFRLRPAVLPTDLSAITRGLVPELQRRDAFRRAYRASTLRGHLGLLRPASRYVGSRR, encoded by the coding sequence ATGTCGGCAGCTCATCTTCATCTCGCCGTCGCACTCGACGGCGCCGGATGGCACCCGGCGGCCTGGCGTGACCCCGCCGCCGCTCCGAAAGACCTGTTCACCGCCGCCTACTGGGCCGCTCTCGTGGCCGAGGCCGAGCACGGCCTGCTCGACTTCGTCACCATCGAAGACTCGCTGGGCCCGCAGACCACACATCTGGACGGTCCCGACGGCCGTACCGACCAGGTGCGGGGGCGCTTCGACGCGGTCCTCGTGGCATCGAGGGTCGCTCCGCTGACCCGGAGGATCGGCCTGGTGCCCACGGCCGTCGTCACTCACACCGAGCCCTTCCACCTCGCGAGTGCCGTGTCCACCCTCGACTACGTCAGCGCCGGCCGGGCCGGATGGCGTGTGCAGGTGTCCGGGCGGCGCACCGAGGCCGCCCACTTCGGCCGTCGCGACATCCCCGAACTCCGGCCGGAGCACATCGGAGCCGCCGAGCCGCCCCCCGTGTTCCGGGAGCTGTTCGACGAGGCGGCCGACGCCGTCGAGGTGGTCCGCCGTCTCTGGGACAGCTGGGAGGACGACGCGGAGATCCGCGACGTGGCCACCGGCCGCTTCATCGACCGCGACAGGCTGCACTACATCGACTTCGAGGGTGCCCACTTCAGCGTCAGAGGACCCTCGATCGTCCCCCGGCCCCCTCAGGGGCAGCCGCTGGTCACCGCGCTGGCCCACTCCCGCCTGCCGTACGAGTTCGCCGCGCGCAGCGCCGACGTCGTCTACGTCACGCCGCACGACGCCGAGCAGGCGCGCGCCGTCGTGGCGGAGGTCCGCGGACTCGGCGCCGAAACGCTGAAGATCTTCGCCGACCTGGTCGTCTTCGTGGGGGAGGACGCCCGGAACCGCAGGGCCCGGCTCGACGAGCTCGACGGCGCCGCGTACACCTCCGACGCGTCGATCTTCACCGGCACGCCCGGTGAGCTCGCCGACCTGCTGCTGGACTGGCGGCGGGCGGGGCTGGACGGTTTCCGGCTGCGCCCCGCCGTACTGCCGACCGATCTTTCCGCGATCACCCGGGGACTGGTCCCGGAGTTGCAGCGGCGTGACGCCTTCCGCAGGGCGTACCGGGCGAGCACGCTCCGCGGCCATCTCGGGCTGCTCCGTCCCGCCAGCCGCTACGTGGGGAGCCGACGTTGA
- a CDS encoding ABC transporter ATP-binding protein — translation MKGNLEAERTPGSAATVAAVELDAVAVRFRAKKKEVTALHDVSLSVAPGEFVSIVGPSGCGKSTLLKLVSGLLKPSAGAVRLFGETVGGTRRDIGYVFQRAALLEWRSARRNILLQAEMRGMPAAEAGKRTDELIEMTGLSGFEDALPHELSGGMQQRVALCRALLHRPPVLLMDEPFGALDALTREQMNVELHRIWRETGTTVLLVTHSIAESVYLANRVLVMTARPGTVAEVIDVDLPDSRDYTETMAQPRFAEATARIRDLLGAATAAE, via the coding sequence ATGAAGGGCAACCTGGAGGCCGAGCGCACGCCCGGCAGCGCGGCCACGGTCGCGGCGGTGGAACTCGACGCCGTCGCGGTCCGGTTCCGGGCCAAGAAGAAGGAGGTGACCGCGCTGCACGACGTCTCCCTGAGCGTCGCCCCCGGCGAGTTCGTCTCGATCGTCGGCCCTTCGGGTTGCGGCAAGTCGACCCTGCTCAAGCTGGTCTCGGGACTCCTCAAGCCGTCGGCGGGCGCCGTGCGGCTGTTCGGGGAGACGGTCGGCGGCACCAGGCGCGACATCGGATACGTGTTCCAGCGCGCGGCGCTGCTGGAGTGGCGGTCCGCCCGCCGCAACATCCTGCTCCAGGCGGAGATGCGTGGGATGCCCGCCGCCGAAGCCGGGAAGCGGACGGACGAGCTCATCGAGATGACAGGGCTCAGCGGCTTCGAGGACGCGCTGCCGCACGAGCTGTCGGGTGGCATGCAGCAGCGGGTGGCCCTGTGCCGGGCGCTGCTGCACCGTCCGCCGGTCCTGCTGATGGACGAGCCGTTCGGCGCGCTCGACGCGCTCACCCGTGAACAGATGAACGTCGAGCTGCACAGGATCTGGCGGGAGACCGGCACGACCGTGCTCCTGGTCACCCACTCCATCGCCGAGTCGGTCTACCTGGCCAACCGGGTCCTGGTGATGACCGCGAGGCCGGGCACCGTCGCCGAGGTCATCGACGTCGACCTGCCCGACTCCCGCGACTACACCGAGACGATGGCCCAGCCCCGGTTCGCCGAGGCGACGGCGCGGATCCGCGATCTGCTCGGTGCCGCCACGGCGGCGGAGTAG
- a CDS encoding LacI family DNA-binding transcriptional regulator, translated as MDEYPQITLSDVAQVAGVSPATASRALNGTTRVRADLRERVLAAAGQLAYTPNAHAQALARASSQTVGVICHDVSDPYFAGIARGVMRAAAEHDLQVIMGSTFRDPARELSYISMMRGQRVRAILLIGSGFEDRAWQEAMREELARCSAAGARIAAVSRHQGLRIDSVLPENRAGAAALAEVLLDLGHRRFAVLTGPPTLTTVLDRLNGFRDALAQAGITLDPDQIVEGVFSRDGGYRAATELISRGLRATCVFASTDIMAVGALAAFRDHGLAVPTDVSLAGFDDIPVVGDLTPPLTTVALPLEELGKRVMALALRPATAGRSRIERVPGVVVLRASTSAPAGTTPAERTPS; from the coding sequence GTGGATGAATACCCGCAGATTACCCTCAGCGACGTAGCGCAGGTCGCAGGGGTGTCGCCCGCTACCGCCTCCCGCGCGTTGAACGGCACCACCCGGGTACGCGCCGACCTCAGGGAGCGCGTCCTGGCCGCGGCCGGGCAGCTCGCCTACACCCCCAACGCCCACGCACAGGCGCTCGCCCGCGCCTCCAGCCAGACGGTGGGCGTCATCTGCCATGACGTCAGCGACCCCTACTTCGCCGGGATCGCCCGGGGGGTCATGCGCGCCGCCGCCGAGCACGACCTCCAGGTCATCATGGGCAGCACCTTCCGCGACCCGGCCCGGGAGCTCTCCTACATCTCCATGATGCGCGGCCAGCGCGTGCGGGCGATCCTGCTGATCGGCTCGGGGTTCGAGGACCGCGCCTGGCAGGAGGCGATGCGGGAGGAACTGGCCCGGTGCAGCGCCGCGGGGGCGAGGATCGCCGCGGTCAGCCGCCACCAGGGCCTCCGCATCGACTCGGTCCTGCCCGAGAACCGCGCCGGGGCCGCCGCTCTCGCCGAGGTGCTGCTCGACCTCGGCCACCGTCGCTTCGCCGTGCTCACCGGACCGCCCACGCTCACCACCGTGCTGGACCGGCTCAACGGCTTCCGGGACGCGCTCGCCCAGGCGGGGATCACACTCGACCCGGACCAGATCGTGGAGGGCGTCTTCAGCCGCGACGGCGGCTACCGGGCCGCCACCGAACTGATCTCCCGAGGGCTGCGCGCCACCTGCGTCTTCGCCTCGACCGACATCATGGCGGTCGGCGCGCTCGCCGCCTTCCGGGACCACGGGCTGGCCGTGCCCACCGACGTCTCCCTCGCCGGATTCGACGACATTCCCGTGGTCGGCGATCTGACACCGCCGCTGACCACCGTGGCGCTGCCTCTGGAGGAGCTGGGGAAGCGCGTCATGGCACTGGCCCTGCGGCCTGCCACAGCCGGGCGCAGCCGTATCGAACGCGTCCCGGGTGTGGTCGTGCTGCGAGCGAGCACCTCGGCCCCCGCCGGGACGACGCCTGCCGAAAGGACCCCATCGTGA
- a CDS encoding ATP-grasp domain-containing protein, with amino-acid sequence MSEHVLLFGSGPRIDYGSLLRAHSGVRTSLMCRIEYMTKVMAPEGHQRVLSVHKDAPISEVVALARAIHAEDPITRVAAFWELDQDRAAAVGEALGLPTHSPDTVRVVNDKDAMRERLQTSGVDETAAALVRSAADITAFGAAHGYPVVVKPVAASGSCGVGVVRSAEEAEAAYAAAIGDFLGVTRAEVMVEQFHTGPQYSVEAFSADGTHVVVAVTKKYSDPHTLVELGHVCPAELDPADRAVIDGYIGDVLKVLGVGFGPTHNEIVLTATGPRIIETHLRIGGDFIFELVREAIGVDLIDLQVRQALGEPVLEGVRATLAAQRAPRHEAIWYAPPATGTLLGMTAPESVTMLHEPGTDLTDLAGSWSRLAKARAHGATAEEAVAAAQDAIRSATFDIRVTPDVPPTV; translated from the coding sequence ATGTCTGAGCACGTCCTGCTGTTCGGCAGCGGACCCAGAATCGACTACGGCTCGTTGCTGCGCGCCCATTCAGGTGTGCGGACCAGCTTGATGTGCCGCATCGAGTACATGACGAAGGTAATGGCCCCGGAGGGGCACCAGCGCGTCCTGAGCGTGCACAAGGACGCGCCGATCAGCGAGGTCGTCGCACTGGCCCGCGCGATCCACGCCGAGGATCCCATCACCCGCGTCGCCGCGTTCTGGGAGCTCGACCAGGACCGCGCCGCCGCGGTGGGTGAGGCACTCGGCCTGCCGACGCACAGTCCGGACACCGTGCGGGTGGTGAACGACAAGGACGCCATGCGCGAACGCCTGCAGACTTCCGGCGTCGACGAAACCGCCGCCGCCCTGGTGCGTTCCGCCGCTGACATCACCGCGTTCGGTGCTGCTCATGGCTATCCCGTCGTGGTCAAACCGGTCGCGGCGTCAGGCAGCTGCGGTGTCGGCGTGGTCCGTTCGGCCGAGGAAGCCGAAGCGGCCTACGCTGCCGCGATCGGCGACTTCCTGGGCGTCACCCGGGCAGAGGTGATGGTCGAGCAGTTCCACACCGGCCCGCAGTACAGCGTCGAGGCCTTCAGTGCCGACGGCACGCACGTCGTCGTTGCCGTGACGAAGAAATACTCCGATCCGCACACGCTGGTCGAGCTCGGCCACGTCTGCCCGGCGGAGCTCGACCCGGCCGACCGGGCGGTGATCGATGGCTACATCGGTGACGTGCTGAAGGTCCTCGGTGTCGGCTTCGGACCGACCCACAACGAAATCGTGCTGACCGCCACGGGGCCGCGGATCATCGAGACTCACCTGCGGATCGGCGGCGACTTCATCTTCGAGCTCGTCCGCGAGGCCATCGGGGTCGACTTGATCGACCTGCAGGTCCGGCAGGCGTTGGGTGAACCCGTGCTGGAGGGGGTGCGCGCAACCCTGGCCGCTCAGCGAGCTCCTCGCCATGAGGCGATCTGGTACGCGCCGCCCGCCACCGGCACTCTCCTGGGGATGACGGCACCTGAGTCGGTGACCATGCTGCACGAGCCTGGTACCGATCTGACGGACCTGGCAGGCTCGTGGTCCCGGCTGGCGAAGGCCCGTGCGCATGGCGCTACCGCGGAGGAAGCCGTTGCGGCGGCGCAGGACGCGATTCGTTCCGCCACGTTCGACATCCGAGTGACGCCGGACGTGCCGCCGACGGTGTGA
- a CDS encoding TetR/AcrR family transcriptional regulator, whose protein sequence is MTTTGPAPQRRMRADARRNYERLLAEAATVFAEHGVEASLEEITRRAGVANGTLYSHFPTRQALLEALLRSRMQTLSGSARELLDHPSAHEALVIWARAVVAHAMVYRGLAISMMRSIEDETSQLHAACQAVLTGGERLLNRAQAAGTVRGDATAADLYALINAVAWAGEQTSPAQAERLLSFGIQGMCLPVASG, encoded by the coding sequence ATGACGACCACCGGCCCGGCGCCGCAGCGCAGGATGCGCGCGGACGCGCGCCGCAACTACGAACGCCTGCTCGCCGAAGCGGCGACGGTGTTCGCCGAACACGGCGTCGAAGCCTCACTGGAGGAGATCACCCGGCGCGCCGGAGTGGCGAACGGCACGCTCTACAGCCACTTCCCCACCCGGCAGGCTCTTTTGGAGGCGTTGCTGCGCAGCCGGATGCAAACGCTGTCCGGCTCAGCCCGCGAGCTCCTCGATCACCCGTCCGCGCACGAGGCGTTGGTCATCTGGGCGCGAGCGGTAGTGGCGCACGCCATGGTGTACCGAGGGCTGGCCATCTCGATGATGCGCAGCATCGAAGACGAAACCTCGCAGCTGCATGCCGCCTGTCAAGCGGTACTCACCGGCGGCGAGCGGCTCCTCAACCGTGCGCAGGCCGCTGGAACCGTCCGCGGCGACGCCACCGCCGCAGACCTGTACGCCCTGATCAACGCGGTCGCCTGGGCCGGGGAACAGACATCGCCCGCACAGGCCGAGCGCCTGCTGTCCTTCGGCATCCAAGGAATGTGCCTTCCCGTCGCCTCCGGCTGA
- a CDS encoding ABC transporter permease, which produces MSMNLGGSEGRLLAVLEQSWRPVALLVACFAAWWAVTFAQLVPSYLVPSPGTTLSVMADKWPYLWQHTWVTTYETVIGFVIAVVVGVLAAVIMVYSTTVEKTLYPVLLFAQVVPKIAIAPLFVVWLGFGLTPKVVVAVLIAFFPVVISMVTGLKSVDPEMLQLASTMGASPLKTFAKIRFPASLPHLFSGLKVAVTLAVTGAVVGEFVGANEGLGFVILQANGNLDTPMLFAGLLVMSLIGVVLFVLVEVAERLMLPWHASRRGEAVTTTL; this is translated from the coding sequence ATGAGCATGAACCTCGGCGGATCCGAGGGTCGGCTGCTCGCCGTGCTCGAACAGAGCTGGCGCCCGGTCGCGCTCCTCGTCGCCTGTTTTGCGGCATGGTGGGCGGTCACCTTCGCTCAGCTGGTGCCGTCCTACCTCGTCCCCTCACCGGGGACGACCCTGAGTGTGATGGCCGACAAGTGGCCCTACCTCTGGCAGCACACCTGGGTCACCACCTACGAGACCGTCATCGGCTTCGTCATCGCCGTGGTCGTCGGTGTGCTGGCCGCCGTCATCATGGTCTACTCCACGACGGTGGAGAAGACGCTCTACCCCGTCCTGCTCTTCGCCCAGGTCGTCCCCAAGATCGCAATCGCTCCGCTGTTCGTGGTCTGGCTCGGCTTCGGCCTGACCCCCAAGGTCGTCGTCGCGGTCCTGATCGCCTTCTTCCCCGTCGTGATCTCCATGGTGACCGGCCTGAAGTCGGTCGACCCGGAGATGCTCCAACTCGCCTCCACCATGGGCGCGAGCCCGCTCAAGACCTTTGCCAAGATCCGCTTTCCCGCATCCCTTCCCCACTTGTTCTCCGGGCTGAAGGTGGCCGTCACCCTCGCGGTGACCGGTGCCGTCGTCGGGGAGTTCGTCGGTGCGAACGAGGGTCTGGGCTTCGTGATCCTGCAGGCCAACGGCAACCTCGACACTCCCATGCTGTTCGCCGGGCTGCTGGTCATGTCGCTGATCGGTGTCGTGCTGTTCGTTCTCGTCGAGGTCGCCGAGCGGCTGATGCTGCCCTGGCACGCCAGCCGGCGAGGCGAGGCAGTGACCACCACCCTCTGA
- a CDS encoding ABC transporter substrate-binding protein: MKSRILIVALMPAILVAACSSGGGTTTSASGKQLDQVTLTLNWYPYGEHAPFYLGKKQAVFEKHGIDLKIQAGQGSQKTVQATGGGQTDFGWADTPALLAAVGQGVPVKSLGVYLQTTPASVQFFDEKNITKPADLKGKKIAGTAGDALSKTFPTFLKANGLAETDVQMQNTDPAGKIAAVISGQADALLGYASDQGPTMQEKAGKKVSYLRFSEFGLNFYSNGLLTSTKTLESKADLVKRMVAATSEAWAAAEKDPQAAVDSMAGASEQLPSPQVLLDQFKTTVTVLHTDATKGMAPGVNTAADWQTTIDTFAKAGVITKAEAPATYWDESVAPKG; this comes from the coding sequence GTGAAATCTCGAATCCTCATCGTCGCCCTGATGCCCGCCATCCTCGTCGCGGCCTGCAGCAGCGGAGGCGGCACGACCACCAGCGCCTCGGGTAAGCAGCTCGACCAGGTGACCCTCACACTCAACTGGTACCCCTACGGCGAGCACGCCCCGTTCTATCTCGGAAAGAAGCAGGCCGTCTTCGAGAAGCACGGCATCGATCTGAAGATCCAGGCCGGTCAGGGCTCCCAGAAGACCGTTCAGGCCACCGGAGGCGGGCAGACCGACTTCGGCTGGGCCGATACCCCGGCACTGCTGGCGGCCGTCGGGCAGGGAGTCCCGGTCAAGAGCCTCGGCGTCTACCTGCAGACCACGCCCGCCTCGGTCCAGTTCTTCGACGAGAAGAACATCACCAAGCCGGCCGACCTCAAGGGCAAGAAGATCGCCGGCACGGCCGGTGACGCCCTGTCCAAGACGTTCCCCACCTTCCTCAAGGCGAACGGCCTGGCCGAGACCGACGTGCAGATGCAGAACACCGACCCGGCGGGCAAGATCGCCGCGGTGATCTCGGGGCAGGCGGACGCCCTGCTGGGCTACGCCTCCGACCAGGGGCCGACGATGCAGGAGAAGGCCGGCAAGAAGGTCTCCTACCTGCGCTTCTCCGAGTTCGGCCTCAACTTCTACAGCAACGGCCTGCTGACCTCCACCAAGACGCTGGAGAGCAAGGCCGACCTGGTCAAGCGCATGGTCGCGGCGACCAGCGAGGCCTGGGCCGCCGCGGAGAAGGACCCGCAGGCCGCCGTGGACTCGATGGCCGGGGCCTCCGAGCAGCTTCCCAGCCCGCAGGTGCTGCTCGACCAGTTCAAGACCACGGTCACGGTGCTGCACACGGACGCGACCAAGGGCATGGCGCCGGGGGTCAACACCGCCGCCGACTGGCAGACGACGATCGACACCTTCGCCAAGGCCGGTGTGATCACCAAGGCCGAGGCGCCGGCCACCTACTGGGACGAGAGCGTCGCTCCGAAGGGTTGA
- a CDS encoding NmrA/HSCARG family protein: MNTAVKPILVTGVTGRQGGAVAAQLLAAGRPVRALVRDPAAPVAQMLKAQGAELRVGDLDDPGSLAAAAAGAYGVFGVTPDDADFAREIRRGRNLADAAAAAGTSHFVFTSVGGADRSAGIGYWESKWQIEQHIRALGLPATILRPVRFMENHTIPDLPFGGIVNGELTHLFHPETPVQLIAVTDIGVFARLAFTRPQDYLGQAIELAGDELTPRRAVELISRSLGHEVTYRQVGSLGLGQETERAFASEHGLWQADIAALRERHPGLLDFRTWLQRGGAEQIQALFAGTH; this comes from the coding sequence GTGAACACTGCCGTCAAGCCCATCCTCGTGACCGGTGTGACCGGACGCCAAGGCGGGGCCGTCGCCGCCCAGCTCCTGGCCGCCGGCCGGCCGGTGCGCGCCCTCGTTCGCGATCCGGCCGCACCGGTCGCCCAGATGCTCAAAGCGCAGGGCGCTGAGCTGCGTGTCGGAGACCTTGACGATCCCGGCTCGCTCGCGGCGGCCGCGGCCGGCGCCTACGGCGTCTTCGGCGTCACACCCGACGACGCCGACTTCGCACGCGAGATCCGCCGTGGCCGCAACCTCGCTGACGCTGCGGCGGCGGCGGGCACCTCCCACTTCGTGTTCACCTCGGTCGGCGGTGCCGACCGAAGCGCCGGGATCGGCTACTGGGAGAGCAAATGGCAGATCGAGCAGCACATACGTGCGCTCGGCCTGCCCGCGACGATCCTGCGGCCAGTCCGTTTCATGGAAAATCACACCATTCCCGACCTGCCCTTCGGTGGCATCGTCAACGGCGAGCTCACCCACCTGTTCCATCCGGAAACCCCGGTGCAACTCATCGCCGTCACCGACATCGGCGTCTTCGCCCGCCTCGCCTTCACCCGGCCGCAGGACTATCTCGGCCAGGCGATCGAGCTCGCCGGCGACGAGCTGACCCCCCGCCGGGCGGTGGAGCTCATCAGCCGCAGCCTCGGCCACGAGGTCACCTACCGGCAGGTCGGCAGCCTCGGACTGGGCCAGGAGACCGAGCGTGCTTTCGCGTCCGAGCACGGTCTATGGCAAGCCGACATCGCGGCGCTGCGCGAACGCCATCCCGGCCTGCTGGACTTCCGGACCTGGCTGCAACGCGGCGGCGCCGAGCAGATCCAGGCGCTGTTCGCCGGGACTCACTAG